The sequence GGCAAGACGTACGACTCCATCGCGGAACGGACCGAACTGCCGATTATCGTCGTTCGAGAGGACTGAGACGGCTCGGAGCGACCGCCGACGCGACCGGCGTTCGCGTCTATCCGCGCCACTCCAGCACGGTCGCGGCCCACGTGTAGCCGGTCCCCGCGGCGAGGAAGCAGACGAGGTCGCCCTCCGCGACCAGTCCGCGCGACAGGCCCTCGTCTAAGGCGAGAATCTGGTCAACGCTCTGGACGTGGCCGTATTCGTCGAGGTAGTAGTTCTCGGCGTCGAGTTTGCTCGTCAGAATATCGTGGAACGACCGCTTCATGTGAGTCAGCGCGACGAAATCGAGGTCGTCGCGGTCGTAGTCCGACCGGTCCAAGGCGTCGTCGGCGACCCGCTCGAAGTTCGGGAGGCTGGCGTCGGCCAGTCGCTCCTTCATGTCGTCGGGGTCGGGCACGTCGAGGGTGTGAAGCCCCTGCTCGACCGTGGTGTGGCTCGCGGGGTTGCGGGACCCTCCCGCGGGCATCACCACGTCCTCCGAGAAACTGCCGTCCGTGACGGCGGCGCTCTCACGAATCGTGGCTCGGGTGCGCGACTCGTCCGGATTCGCCTCCAAGACCATCGCGCAGGCCCCGCTTCCGAAGTTGAACATGAACGACGAGTCCTCGTTGCCGTAGTCCACGAGGTCCTCCTCGCGGCTCGCCGAGACCAGCAGTGCGGCCTCGGGCGCGTCCGCGACGAGTTGGCTCTTGGCCTGCCGGATTGCCAGCGGTGCGCCAGCACAGAGCGCGTAGCTCTCGACGGCGAAGGCGTCGTCGGCCCCCAGTCGTTCGGCGACGTTCGCCGCGGCGCTCCACACCACGAAGTCCTTGAACTCCGAGCCGTGGTAGAGGACCGTATCGACATCTTCGGCCGCGAGGTCGGCGTCCGCGAGCGCCTCCTCGGCCGCACTCACGCACATGTCCGTGGCGTGGTCGTCGTCGGGCGGGCAGACCCGCTTCTCGCGGACGCCCATCTTCTCGACCACGACCTCCTCGGGAATGTCGCTTTGGGCGGCTATCTCCTCGCCCGTGACGACCTCCTCGGGGAGATAGGTGCCGTAGCCGGTCAGTCCGACAGCGGAGTCGTCTTCCACCGACTCTCGCGTCGATTCGCTCGCCGGTTCTCGCTCGCTCATCTGTCGTCACCTCGCAGTCGCGCGGCGACCTGCTTGCCGACCGGGCCGCCGAGGCGGTCCCGGACGGTGCCGAGCAGACCGTTGGGCACGAACAGGACGAACAGCACGAAGATGACGCCGATGTACAACTCGGCGTGGCCGTTCAGGAACGTGTCGATGGCCTGTCCGACCGTCAGCCCGTTCCAGAGTTCGGTCGTCATCGTCGCGTCGCCGAGGTGTTCCCGGAGATAGGGCAGGAGTCCGCCGCCCTCGCCGGTCTTCGACAGGAACTCGGTGACGCTCTCGTCGAACAGCCAGCCGTACAGCGGTCCGGCGAGCGTGCCGAACCCGCCGATGATGGAGGCCAGCAGGGCGTCGCCGGTCACGAGGAAGTAGAAGGTACTCTCGGGCGAGACCGACCGCTGGAAGCCAGCGAACAGGCCGCCAGCGACCGCGGCGAAGAACGCCGAGACCGCGAACGCGCCGAGCTTGTACCAGAAGGTGTTGTAGCCCACGGCTTCGGCGCGCTCCTCGTTCTCGCGGATGGCGACCAGCACGCGCCCGAACGGCGAGTGGATGATGCGCTGCATGGCGAAGTAGCAGACGAGGACGACGAGACCGATCATGTAGTAGGAGACCTCGGTCGTCCCGAAGTTCAGGAAGCCGAGGAGCCCCT is a genomic window of Halorussus salinus containing:
- a CDS encoding 3-oxoacyl-ACP synthase → MSEREPASESTRESVEDDSAVGLTGYGTYLPEEVVTGEEIAAQSDIPEEVVVEKMGVREKRVCPPDDDHATDMCVSAAEEALADADLAAEDVDTVLYHGSEFKDFVVWSAAANVAERLGADDAFAVESYALCAGAPLAIRQAKSQLVADAPEAALLVSASREEDLVDYGNEDSSFMFNFGSGACAMVLEANPDESRTRATIRESAAVTDGSFSEDVVMPAGGSRNPASHTTVEQGLHTLDVPDPDDMKERLADASLPNFERVADDALDRSDYDRDDLDFVALTHMKRSFHDILTSKLDAENYYLDEYGHVQSVDQILALDEGLSRGLVAEGDLVCFLAAGTGYTWAATVLEWRG
- a CDS encoding branched-chain amino acid ABC transporter permease, which produces MVAILPDVETMIAVLYFGLFAMSFDFISGYTGYLSFGHAAFYGAGAYFVVLASNGKIPFVATGTSFVFLLVLAGLVAVVLALLIGAVSFRLSGVYFAMITLGFSQVLYVFVRGWDYAASNPRDGPAVLERTEPFSVGVPGVDSLNLAIGQLAGDSVEGLLGFLNFGTTEVSYYMIGLVVLVCYFAMQRIIHSPFGRVLVAIRENEERAEAVGYNTFWYKLGAFAVSAFFAAVAGGLFAGFQRSVSPESTFYFLVTGDALLASIIGGFGTLAGPLYGWLFDESVTEFLSKTGEGGGLLPYLREHLGDATMTTELWNGLTVGQAIDTFLNGHAELYIGVIFVLFVLFVPNGLLGTVRDRLGGPVGKQVAARLRGDDR